Part of the Nicotiana sylvestris chromosome 5, ASM39365v2, whole genome shotgun sequence genome is shown below.
CACTATGCCAATTCTTTAACAACAGTTAGTGGTCCTCTCCCTTCCGGCCCTGATCCATTTGATATCGAATTTTCTGTCAATCAAGCCAAATCTATCACGTAAGCATTTCTTTGAACGTTATAACCGACCCCAATTAAAATGAAACTGAGGCGTAGTCGTTCTTGTTAATGCGTACTATAGGTGGAACCTGACAACTGGAGCTGCAAGGCCTAATCCACAAGGAACATTCAATGTATCAAATGTGACATTGACCCAAACCTTTATCCTTCATGGTTCAAAGGGTGAAATTAATGGTTGGCCGCGATATGTAGTCAACAACGTATCCTATCTCACACCAGAGACACCATTAAAACTTGCTGATTACTTTGTGAATGGATCTGGTGTCTACCAATTAGATCGATTTCCCACTCACTCAGTGAATGACGCTGCAGCTTATGGAGTTTCTGTTGTGTCTGGAATCCACAAAGGGTGGCTAGAAATCGTCTTCAAAAATGATCTTGATGTTATGGATTCTTGGCATTTGGATGGTTTCGGATTCTATGTTGTAGGGTAAGCCTTATCCAATCTCCACCTTTATAGAATTTAAATTAACATAGAATATCCCGGCTTTGCTAGCCAGAACGAAATAGACatacagtcagacctctctataacagcatccttatataacaatcattcactataaaagccaagtttTTCTTGGAACGAATTTTTATCTTATGTTATAACATATGTCCTGTATAAGAGCATTTTACTATAGCGGCCAAGAAAATATTGGAACAAGCgaggctgttatagagaggtttgactgtattaACGATTGATTACTTGAGCTTGTAATGACCTTTTCTTTTTTCCAGATTTGGGAATGGAGATTGGACACCAGCAGCTCGTGAAACGTACAACATCTTCAATCCTGTTGTTCGTTCCACTGTCCAAGTTTACCCTGGAAGATGGACAGCAGTATATGTTTTTCTTGACAATCCTGGAATGTGGAACTTGAGATCACAGCACTTAAAGAATTGGTACTTAGGACAAGAACTTTTTATTAGAGTTTTCGACGATAATCCTAACCCTGCTAAGGAGAGACAACCACCTCAAAACCTTCTTTTGTGTGGTCAGTGCCAATTCCTGTTGTTCTTTGCTTCATCACACATTTAAATAATCAAATCCTTATACTTAGTcatattttgttgttgttgttatagggATGTTTGAAAGTTCTCTTTCACCTGTTCCAAGTCCAGCTCCAGCTCCCCAAGCAGGATGGTGAAAGGAGTTCTATTATTACGTGAAGATTTATGATGTTAATTTATATTATTCTATCTTATATGTCATGACTAAAGTAATACTTACATTTGAAAGTAAAAGCTTGAGGCTTAAACATTGTTTAATTTTGTTGTAATTGATTCTTTTTGCTATATAAAACTGCAAATTTCCAGTTCACCTAAGTTGTTAATGCTCCTCTTTTTCTGTCGTTTTCTTTTCGTTTGCTGTTTTATTTCAATGGTTCATTTCCGTTAATGAATGAAAATAAGAGTTACAAACAAAGATGAAAAATGGGATAGAGATCCTTaaaaaataacaagaacaacaattaCGTCTTGATTACAAACAAGTTAGGGTCACCATATGGATTGTCATTGACCAAGTCATTATTGCATTGCAATTCAACGTGCGAGATGCCTAGTAAAAGGCAGCAGTAACAGTAGTACCCGTAGCGGTACTACCACACCGATGGGTGTAGTGAGATGGTTGAGAATAGAGATACATTACCCTAAACTAGGGTCTTAGATTTACTTTCACCTTTAGCAAGACCAGTCGTAAGAATAGAGAACCTTTTGGCTAACGCTTTATCCCTTCAGTGAGCATGTCAATTATGAATTTGAATTAATCGAACCAGTGAGTTGCAGATACACGATGGTTTGAGGAAGAAAGTGGGAGAAGCACTGTAGCACAACTTATAATGGTAAAACGTGCAAATAATATATTAAACCATTTTATCACATAGTATTAATTAAAGTCTTACATGTTTATAGTTGTTCGGTTATTAGCTGAAAAACTGTTCATTTGTAAGAAAAAAGTACTTCTAGTCAAACTACGCCGATATAAACAATCTTTACACTTGTGTATAAAACTTAAATTCATaaatattttcaatttttgttaaGATGCAATAAATAAAGCTAAGCTATCAGACAATATAACTTCACTAGTACAACTCCACTTAGCAATGTATGAAATTGTGGAATAAATATTTAAAGAATTTTTAAGTTTTAACAATAGGAGATGAAAGAGTGGTGGTGACTCGCATTGACCTTTTAACAATGTCCATCGTTAATCGTGAATGTTCGTgtataaattaatttaatttgggttgagagagaaggaaaaaaaaaaggaattgaacCATAGTCAATAATGACAATCAATCAGTTGTCGGGTGGTGGACAAAACAAGAGCTGTTTGttcctgttgttgctgttgctgttgctttTGTGTTTGTTTCTGATCTTGTTGTTGCTCTATAGCAATAGGATAGTTTGGTGGATACTGAAAATTTCTTGATTGATGATTTTGATCTTCTGGAGCTGGAAGATTAAGATCTAATGACAACCCAATATTTCTTGGTTTCTTCAAATTATTTGGAGAGTCTTCAAAGGAAAATGCTTTAGTATTTAATGGACTTAAACACAAAGATGTATTAGCACCCCCTCTATGTCGTCTCATGTGACCACCTAAAGCTTGTCCTGAGTTAAATTCTGCACCACAATATGAACATGTGTGGATTCTAGGTGAAGATTTGTTATTTGGACTTTCCATATTAAAATTGCTGAATTGGGTTGAAAGAGGAGATAATGGTGACAatttgttgatgttgttgttatGCTTGTAATTTGTTGGTGAGGGTTCATCTTGGTCTGAAAAATAGAAGAATGTTTTTCTTGGTTCAATGGTTAGTGGTTTTGGTTTTTTATGACTTGCTCTGTGTCCACCTAAGGCTTGGAATGATGGGAATGTACGATTACATGTCTTGCATTCGTACACATATGTCCCTGCCTTGGCACCATTTCCAATATTAGTCGTCTCGACGTATCTTTTGCTGTTGAATTTGCTTGGGTACAACCCCATGTCATCATTGAAAAGATCGAACAATTTGCTAGGTGGCGACTCTATAAATCTCTGACGAGAAGAAGGATGACCGCCTTGGGACAAGAGGATCAGACACTTGGccgtttcttcttcttcctcggtGGGGACATCGTCATTAGGAAAGTTTTCAGTTGAAGTGGCAGACGGCTGACtaatattattgttgttattgttattgatgATGTCATCTCCGCCATCATCATCAGTTGATGAATGCACGGCGATGGTGAAAGGGATGGGAGATTGAGGCCTAAGACGTTTAGTGCGCTTGCCCTTAACAATGTGGGAGAGGTCCTTAGAGACCCCTACCACTTCTTCTTGAGGAGTCTCCATCTATCTTCATCCACCACCAATATGTTAAAAACATGAAattaacaaacaacaacaactccCCAGTCCCCCCCAAAAGAAATGGAAGATTAAaagggtggggggggggggggagagtgAAAGaacaaaagagagaagaaagagaatagagaaatACTAGAGAAAGCGATGAGGACGGAGAGTGGAGGGTTATGAATACATATATACCAAAATAGTGAAATGAAGGTTTTTAGAAGTCAAAGAAGAGACAGACAccattaattattaaatatatttaCTGAATTAGAATGATATACTAACTGAAAGTGGCCACCTTCCAATCATTTGGGAGAAAGAAAAATGAGTGGGAGAAGAATTATAAGAGGGTGTCAAAACTTAGATGATGAGAGAAACGTGGAGAAAAGGAGAGAGATTATTTTTTACTTATTGTATTTGACTTGTATACGAAGTTTAAGAATTAAAATACTTATGTATACATTATACTTGACATATTAATATAAGTAAAATAAGGCAGTTCGGTGTACGAATCATTTCGCATTCACACAAAGTTTAGGAAAGGGCCCACCCCAGATGAGTGATGTAGGCAGCTTACCCTGAAGCAAGTATAAGTGACTGATTCCATGATTCGAATTTATAACCTATAGATCACACGAAAATAACTTTAATGTTGCTCCAATGCTTCTCTGACATATTAATAAGTTAAAAAAGAAGTTAAGATAGAGATCAAATTGAATCTCTTAAGAAGCATCTCATCAGTGATTGGCTTCATGTGCTTAAAAACCTCCCATTAATTCATATACTATAATATTTCAACTTTTACTTAGCAAGTCATCTCTTAGTTACTAGCTCACCTCTCGTGCATGGCCAGCTTGACAATAATTaatataataatttaatttataGCTGTTACTGAGCCAATTATTTTGTTCCGTTGATTGTTTATTTAGATGGAGGACACATGTATGGATCACACTGAGTTCCACTGGGGGAAATGTTAACATATTCTCCTTCTAAGAGATAAGGTAGTGCTGTCTAATAATATTATAGTTCCACTAATCACTCTTAACTGTCTAGCTAGAGTACTTGAATTGCATGGATGAAAAAGAAAATGTTATTTTTTGGCTTAAAAAAGGAAATGGCAGAGAAATAAAGTATTTCATTCGGTCTAttcttttaagttttttttttttttaatattttgtttaaaaaaatatttaatagtCCTAATCATAAGAGTATTTGCCTATATTACTCTTTATCTCTCCAAAAATATCTCACTTAATTAACACTTCACTAATAAGTGGAACATAAAGGTagattggaaaaaaaaaaaaagtaatcaATGACTTCTTATTTTGtaaagcatcaacaacaacaacaacttgtGTAACGGTGCTAAAAGTacctttttagttttttttaagaaagaaatttGTGGGATAGGATCACTTAATGATAGTTCAAGCATTTTCCAAACTAAAGCATCAGTTCGCGagagtggatcaatatatatcTGCTAACCTACTTACATGGTTGTACATTGTATACATATTTACTTTGACTTAAATGCCCTCACCAGCAAATAAACCATACATTAATAAGAGGGCCATTATTGTCGTTTTACAAAAAACTAAACCCACTtctcctcttcttttttcttctctccctcgTCAAATGCGGCCCCTCTCTGTTATCTCTTCGTTTTTTTCTTTCTCAAAGATAATTTTCAAGGAAAAGAGGTGCTGGAAAATGGAGGAGAGAAAATTATTTAGCTCAAATGCATAAATACTTTTAAGAAAAGAGATTGTGTTTTGTCTTTAATTGATTGACCAGTTTTATGCTTGCGGGTTGCGGCTGGTG
Proteins encoded:
- the LOC104212379 gene encoding zinc finger protein ZAT5-like; protein product: METPQEEVVGVSKDLSHIVKGKRTKRLRPQSPIPFTIAVHSSTDDDGGDDIINNNNNNNISQPSATSTENFPNDDVPTEEEEETAKCLILLSQGGHPSSRQRFIESPPSKLFDLFNDDMGLYPSKFNSKRYVETTNIGNGAKAGTYVYECKTCNRTFPSFQALGGHRASHKKPKPLTIEPRKTFFYFSDQDEPSPTNYKHNNNINKLSPLSPLSTQFSNFNMESPNNKSSPRIHTCSYCGAEFNSGQALGGHMRRHRGGANTSLCLSPLNTKAFSFEDSPNNLKKPRNIGLSLDLNLPAPEDQNHQSRNFQYPPNYPIAIEQQQDQKQTQKQQQQQQQEQTALVLSTTRQLIDCHY
- the LOC104212380 gene encoding monocopper oxidase-like protein SKU5, which codes for MDESLLITWNGIQQRLNSWQDGVSGTNCAIEPGTNWTYVFQAKDQIGTFTYFPSINFQKVAGGYGPIRVNNRNVIAVPFPKPEAEFDLLIGDWFSTDYKSLRSSVQDRESSQLFDVPDAILMNGKGPYELSISKGRESFTVSKGMTYRFRISNVGTVMSFNFRIQNHKMVLVETEGSYTNQITLDSLDVHVGQSYSVLVTADQNEADYFMVANPKMYKSNESSGSKSLEGIGILHYANSLTTVSGPLPSGPDPFDIEFSVNQAKSITWNLTTGAARPNPQGTFNVSNVTLTQTFILHGSKGEINGWPRYVVNNVSYLTPETPLKLADYFVNGSGVYQLDRFPTHSVNDAAAYGVSVVSGIHKGWLEIVFKNDLDVMDSWHLDGFGFYVVGFGNGDWTPAARETYNIFNPVVRSTVQVYPGRWTAVYVFLDNPGMWNLRSQHLKNWYLGQELFIRVFDDNPNPAKERQPPQNLLLCGMFESSLSPVPSPAPAPQAGW